A genome region from Arachis duranensis cultivar V14167 chromosome 6, aradu.V14167.gnm2.J7QH, whole genome shotgun sequence includes the following:
- the LOC107495149 gene encoding indole-3-pyruvate monooxygenase YUCCA6 isoform X1: MEYCEREQEGKRLHDPLISGKKAERCVWVPGPVIVGAGPSGLAAAACLKEKGVASVILERSNCIASLWQLNTYDRLRLHLPKQFCQLPLMGFPSNFPTYPTKQQFIRYLESYAEHFAIQPRFNEAVKEAEFDSSLGLWRVKTTTATEFVCRWVIVATGENAEAVVPEIEGTGEFGGTIKHTSLYKCGGEFKGKKVLVVGCGNSGMEVCLDLCNHNATPSLVVRDTVHILPREMLGKSTFGLSMWLLKWLPIQLVDRLLLIVSWLMLGNTSRFGLDRPLLGPLQLKNLSGKTPVLDVGTLAKIKSGHIMIRPGIKRLRRHTVEFVDGRIEKFDAIIFATGYKSNVPYWLKEGDMFSKEDGYPKKPFPNGWKGENGLYAVGFTKRGLLGASMDAKNIAEDIERCWKAEAKHSTFSLSLLPQSVS, translated from the exons ATGGAGTATTGTGAAAGAGAGCAAGAAGGGAAGCGGTTACACGATCCCTTAATAAGTGGGAAGAAGGCGGAGCGATGCGTGTGGGTGCCGGGTCCAGTGATAGTGGGAGCAGGGCCGTCGGGACTAGCAGCAGCAGCGTGTCTGAAGGAAAAAGGCGTGGCAAGCGTGATTCTAGAAAGATCCAATTGCATAGCTTCTTTATGGCAGCTAAACACCTACGACCGACTTCGCCTTCATCTTCCAAAACAATTCTGCCAGCTTCCTCTCATGGGATTCCCCTCTAACTTCCCCACTTACCCTACCAAGCAGCAGTTCATCCGCTATCTTGAATCCTACGCCGAGCACTTCGCCATTCAGCCCAGGTTCAACGAGGCTGTGAAGGAAGCGGAGTTCGATTCCTCCTTGGGGTTGTGGCGAGTGAAGACAACGACGGCGACGGAGTTCGTGTGCCGGTGGGTTATAGTGGCGACAGGGGAGAATGCGGAGGCTGTGGTGCCTGAGATTGAGGGGACGGGGGAGTTTGGCGGTACTATAAAGCACACAAGCTTGTATAAGTGTGGGGGAGAATTCAAAGGGAAGAAGGTTTTGGTGGTTGGGTGTGGAAATTCGGGTATGGAAGTTTGTTTGGATCTTTGCAACCATAATGCCACTCCTTCTCTTGTCGTCAGAGATACG GTACACATCCTACCAAGAGAGATGCTGGGAAAATCAACTTTTGGGTTGTCCATGTGGCTGCTCAAGTGGCTGCCCATACAACTTGTTGATCGCCTCCTCCTGATCGTCTCATGGCTGATGCTCGGCAACACTTCGCGGTTCGGATTGGATCGGCCTCTTTTGGGTCCCCTTCAACTCAAGAACCTGTCCGGAAAGACACCAGTGCTTGATGTGGGTACCCTTGCCAAGATTAAAAGTGGACATATTATG ATACGTCCGGGAATCAAGCGACTAAGACGTCATACGGTGGAATTCGTTGATGGAAGGATAGAGAAGTTTGATGCAATTATATTTGCAACTGGTTACAAAAGCAATGTGCCCTATTGGCTAAAG GAAGGGGATATGTTCTCAAAGGAAGATGGGTACCCTAAGAAGCCATTCCCAAATGGATGGAAGGGAGAAAATGGTCTTTATGCAGTTGGTTTTACCAAAAGAGGTCTACTTGGAGCATCCATGGATGCCAAGAACATAGCTGAAGACATTGAAAGATGTTGGAAAGCTGAGGCAAAACATAGTACTTTTTCTCTCTCACTTTTGCCACAATCAGTTTCATGA
- the LOC107495149 gene encoding indole-3-pyruvate monooxygenase YUCCA6 isoform X2: MEYCEREQEGKRLHDPLISGKKAERCVWVPGPVIVGAGPSGLAAAACLKEKGVASVILERSNCIASLWQLNTYDRLRLHLPKQFCQLPLMGFPSNFPTYPTKQQFIRYLESYAEHFAIQPRFNEAVKEAEFDSSLGLWRVKTTTATEFVCRWVIVATGENAEAVVPEIEGTGEFGGTIKHTSLYKCGGEFKGKKVLVVGCGNSGMEVCLDLCNHNATPSLVVRDTVHILPREMLGKSTFGLSMWLLKWLPIQLVDRLLLIVSWLMLGNTSRFGLDRPLLGPLQLKNLSGKTPVLDIRPGIKRLRRHTVEFVDGRIEKFDAIIFATGYKSNVPYWLKEGDMFSKEDGYPKKPFPNGWKGENGLYAVGFTKRGLLGASMDAKNIAEDIERCWKAEAKHSTFSLSLLPQSVS, encoded by the exons ATGGAGTATTGTGAAAGAGAGCAAGAAGGGAAGCGGTTACACGATCCCTTAATAAGTGGGAAGAAGGCGGAGCGATGCGTGTGGGTGCCGGGTCCAGTGATAGTGGGAGCAGGGCCGTCGGGACTAGCAGCAGCAGCGTGTCTGAAGGAAAAAGGCGTGGCAAGCGTGATTCTAGAAAGATCCAATTGCATAGCTTCTTTATGGCAGCTAAACACCTACGACCGACTTCGCCTTCATCTTCCAAAACAATTCTGCCAGCTTCCTCTCATGGGATTCCCCTCTAACTTCCCCACTTACCCTACCAAGCAGCAGTTCATCCGCTATCTTGAATCCTACGCCGAGCACTTCGCCATTCAGCCCAGGTTCAACGAGGCTGTGAAGGAAGCGGAGTTCGATTCCTCCTTGGGGTTGTGGCGAGTGAAGACAACGACGGCGACGGAGTTCGTGTGCCGGTGGGTTATAGTGGCGACAGGGGAGAATGCGGAGGCTGTGGTGCCTGAGATTGAGGGGACGGGGGAGTTTGGCGGTACTATAAAGCACACAAGCTTGTATAAGTGTGGGGGAGAATTCAAAGGGAAGAAGGTTTTGGTGGTTGGGTGTGGAAATTCGGGTATGGAAGTTTGTTTGGATCTTTGCAACCATAATGCCACTCCTTCTCTTGTCGTCAGAGATACG GTACACATCCTACCAAGAGAGATGCTGGGAAAATCAACTTTTGGGTTGTCCATGTGGCTGCTCAAGTGGCTGCCCATACAACTTGTTGATCGCCTCCTCCTGATCGTCTCATGGCTGATGCTCGGCAACACTTCGCGGTTCGGATTGGATCGGCCTCTTTTGGGTCCCCTTCAACTCAAGAACCTGTCCGGAAAGACACCAGTGCTTGAT ATACGTCCGGGAATCAAGCGACTAAGACGTCATACGGTGGAATTCGTTGATGGAAGGATAGAGAAGTTTGATGCAATTATATTTGCAACTGGTTACAAAAGCAATGTGCCCTATTGGCTAAAG GAAGGGGATATGTTCTCAAAGGAAGATGGGTACCCTAAGAAGCCATTCCCAAATGGATGGAAGGGAGAAAATGGTCTTTATGCAGTTGGTTTTACCAAAAGAGGTCTACTTGGAGCATCCATGGATGCCAAGAACATAGCTGAAGACATTGAAAGATGTTGGAAAGCTGAGGCAAAACATAGTACTTTTTCTCTCTCACTTTTGCCACAATCAGTTTCATGA